One stretch of Bombus terrestris chromosome 5, iyBomTerr1.2, whole genome shotgun sequence DNA includes these proteins:
- the LOC100645003 gene encoding A-kinase anchor protein 10, mitochondrial isoform X1 — translation MVGISLFFHCFSPVLHRNFPQDFSPILQIYIRQKDRPRSFQTSPTKSTSSGKSFGDVFNSGSSIQTSTDALCSLEEEEEDEILNGETEEICSFNSQLSKTLPQILADKGALGYFIQFMETQNCIALIKFWLEVECLCSSYNVLENTTENIECLNCVKNTNSISNSIDNNENFQCDVAQNNINSHESKKLLFDEYVNSNDAKSNCNDMPKTSQTISKMRQSNHNCRRRNMTTIRQDVLRIHKRYITKDTLGTNQIPEDLKIKMEKVLTCENIEPMLQCLSAVQKIVYQILENEHINDFLRSEFHCKHQIDVLTSGNVQLADILYNETAFFYFMEFMELENKRELLDFWMSVMSYKQNLLEKKDAADPEEAQTDALIIYDKYFSLQATMPLGFSDKIRFQVEQNICREDGEGPQPDCFDKPCRIVYNFLNKYYLPTFLSSQLYYKYLSELISTIQSSPCSNLHPRLKRAGSDCSSEVSSVSINMQNTLQAGNEGNKLNNNKKITGGMNIDTRQLYDPDSLWKRNKYSLSVGYIDSLGRFVTEIDPDPQRKYESRLTRAVKRLVNMEQDKAKEELAWKIAEMIVREITSLTRGASNFSS, via the exons ATGGTCGGAATTTCCCTTTTTTTCCATTGCTTTTCACCTGTACTTCATCGGAACTTTCCCCAGGATTTTTCCCCAATACTACAGATATACATAA GACAAAAAGACAGACCCAGATCTTTCCAAACTTCTCCCACAAAATCAACAAGCTCTGGGAAATCATTCGGGGATGTATTCAATAGTGGCTCTTCGATTCAAACATCAACAGATGCATTGTGCAGCCttgaggaggaagaggaggatgaAATTCTGAATGGCGAAACAGAAGAAATATGTTCCTTCAACTCTCAGCTTTCTAAGACACTTCCACAGATACTTGCAGACAAAGGTGCTCTAGGCTATTTCATTCAGTTTATGGAAACACAGAATTGTATAGCGCTTATTAAGTTTTGGCTGGAAGTGGAATGCCTGTGCAGTTCGTATAATGTATTAGAAAATACAACGGAGAATATTGAATGTTTAAATTGTGTAAAGAATACAAATAGTATTTCTAATTCGATAGACAACAATGAAAATTTCCAATGTGATGTGGCacagaataatataaatagtcATGAAAGTAAGAAACTACTATTCGATGAATATGTAAATAGTAATGATGCAAAATCAAATTGCAACGACATGCCAAAGACTAGTCAAACCATAAGCAAAATGCGACAATCAAATCACAACTGCAGAAGAAGAAATATGACTACCATTAGGCAGGATGTGTTAAGAATTCATAAAAGGTATATTACTAAGGATACTTTAGGTACGAATCAAATCCCCGAAGAcctgaaaataaaaatggagAAAGTTCTTACCTGTGAAAACATTGAGCCTATGTTGCAGTGCCTATCAGCTGTTCAAAAGATTGTATAtcaaatattagaaaatga GCACATTAATGACTTTTTACGAAGTGAATTTCACTGCAAACATCAGATTGATGTTCTTACAAGTGGCAATGTACAGTTAGCGGATATATTGTACAATGAAACagcattcttttattttatggaGTTTATGGAACTTGAGAATAAACGTGAATTATTAGACTTTTGGATGTCAGTCATGAgctataaacaaaatttattagaaaaaaaggATGCTGCAGATCCCGAGGAAGCACAAACTGATGCTCTAATTATTTATGACAA GTATTTTAGCTTACAAGCAACGATGCCCCTTGGTTTTAGCGATAAAATTCGTTTCCAAGTCGAACAGAACATTTGTCGCGAAGACGGAGAAGGGCCACAACCCGATTGTTTTGATAAACCTTGTagaattgtatataattttctgAATAAG TATTATCTACCTACCTTCTTATCATCTCAGTTATATTACAAATACTTATCAGAATTAATCAGTACTATACAAAGCAGTCCATGTTCGAATTTACATCCTAGGCTAAAAAGAGCAG GTTCTGATTGTAGCAGTGAGGTCAGTTCTGTTAGTATCAATATGCAGAATACCCTGCAGGCAGGGAATGAAGGaaataaattgaacaataataaaaaaattactggTGGTATGAACATTGATACCAGACAACTTTATGATCCAGATTCCTTATGGAAACGTAACAAATATAG tttGAGCGTCGGTTATATCGATTCGTTAGGCAGATTCGTTACTGAGATAGACCCCGATCCTCAAAGAAAATACG aatctCGATTAACACGTGCTGTAAAAAGGCTTGTAAATATGGAGCAGGATAAG GCCAAAGAGGAGTTAGCATGGAAGATTGCTGAGATGATCGTTCGTGAGATCACCTCTTTGACTCGAGGAGCTTCGAATTTTTCATCTTGA
- the LOC100645487 gene encoding uncharacterized protein LOC100645487 isoform X1, producing MYPRYGLLLVFAYHVVTGLSLPTTTYDQRQTGDLNVQVHLKDVQVVALLDPEMLDDYTEYDYFYDYADFTLKPIVKPTTSTTTTTETVPSEQINVSETPDSSSQNSTFSSISETNTNSTAENAEILLPVDAEKTNETLASSSTGSLENSTSDGDILRMMLSDKIKNLFEDKKEDPTRHDNWGSSTENPSKRLSRKRCKLGYSPDGRGRCRRLSQRKLSLIPLTMRLPSKLFDDLRRNTRNLAQEEDDRMHLN from the exons ATGTATCCGCGTTACGGCCTCCTCCTCGTGTTCGCTTATCACGTTGTGACTGGTCTGTCCTTACCGACGACGACCTATGATCAACGACAAACCGGTGATCTAAACGTGCAAGTCCACCTGAAGGATGTGCAAGTGGTGGCGTTGTTGGACCCGGAGATGCTTGACGATTACACG GAATACGATTATTTCTACGATTACGCCGACTTTACGTTGAAACCGATCGTCAAGCCCACCACCAGTACTACAACTACCACCGAAACAGTTCCATCGGAACAAATCAATGTCTCTGAAACACCCGATTCTTCCTCTCAAAATTCGACATTTTCTTCGATCAGCGAGACAAATACAAATTCTACCGCGGAAAACGCGGAAATTCTTCTACCAGTGGACGCTGAAAAAACAAACGAAACCTTAGCTAGTTCATCGACTGGAAGTTTAGAAAATTCAACTAGTGACGGCGATATACTAAGGATGATGTTAAGTGACAAAATTAAGAACCTGTTTGAGGATAAGAAGGAAGATCCAACGAGGCATGATAACTGGGGATCATCCACGGAGAATCCGTCCAAAAGACTGTCTAGAAAACGGTGCAAATTAGGATATTCACCGGATGGCAGGGGTCGTTGTCGTCGTTTGAGTCAACGAAAATTATCGTTAATTCC aTTGACGATGAGATTACCATCGAAACTTTTTGACGATCTAAGGCGCAACACAAGGAATTTGGCGCAGGAGGAAGACGATCGAATGCATTTAAACTGA
- the LOC100645003 gene encoding A-kinase anchor protein 10, mitochondrial isoform X2 produces the protein MFQFFKKPGQKDRPRSFQTSPTKSTSSGKSFGDVFNSGSSIQTSTDALCSLEEEEEDEILNGETEEICSFNSQLSKTLPQILADKGALGYFIQFMETQNCIALIKFWLEVECLCSSYNVLENTTENIECLNCVKNTNSISNSIDNNENFQCDVAQNNINSHESKKLLFDEYVNSNDAKSNCNDMPKTSQTISKMRQSNHNCRRRNMTTIRQDVLRIHKRYITKDTLGTNQIPEDLKIKMEKVLTCENIEPMLQCLSAVQKIVYQILENEHINDFLRSEFHCKHQIDVLTSGNVQLADILYNETAFFYFMEFMELENKRELLDFWMSVMSYKQNLLEKKDAADPEEAQTDALIIYDKYFSLQATMPLGFSDKIRFQVEQNICREDGEGPQPDCFDKPCRIVYNFLNKYYLPTFLSSQLYYKYLSELISTIQSSPCSNLHPRLKRAGSDCSSEVSSVSINMQNTLQAGNEGNKLNNNKKITGGMNIDTRQLYDPDSLWKRNKYSLSVGYIDSLGRFVTEIDPDPQRKYESRLTRAVKRLVNMEQDKAKEELAWKIAEMIVREITSLTRGASNFSS, from the exons ATGTTCCAGTTTTTTAAAAAACCTg GACAAAAAGACAGACCCAGATCTTTCCAAACTTCTCCCACAAAATCAACAAGCTCTGGGAAATCATTCGGGGATGTATTCAATAGTGGCTCTTCGATTCAAACATCAACAGATGCATTGTGCAGCCttgaggaggaagaggaggatgaAATTCTGAATGGCGAAACAGAAGAAATATGTTCCTTCAACTCTCAGCTTTCTAAGACACTTCCACAGATACTTGCAGACAAAGGTGCTCTAGGCTATTTCATTCAGTTTATGGAAACACAGAATTGTATAGCGCTTATTAAGTTTTGGCTGGAAGTGGAATGCCTGTGCAGTTCGTATAATGTATTAGAAAATACAACGGAGAATATTGAATGTTTAAATTGTGTAAAGAATACAAATAGTATTTCTAATTCGATAGACAACAATGAAAATTTCCAATGTGATGTGGCacagaataatataaatagtcATGAAAGTAAGAAACTACTATTCGATGAATATGTAAATAGTAATGATGCAAAATCAAATTGCAACGACATGCCAAAGACTAGTCAAACCATAAGCAAAATGCGACAATCAAATCACAACTGCAGAAGAAGAAATATGACTACCATTAGGCAGGATGTGTTAAGAATTCATAAAAGGTATATTACTAAGGATACTTTAGGTACGAATCAAATCCCCGAAGAcctgaaaataaaaatggagAAAGTTCTTACCTGTGAAAACATTGAGCCTATGTTGCAGTGCCTATCAGCTGTTCAAAAGATTGTATAtcaaatattagaaaatga GCACATTAATGACTTTTTACGAAGTGAATTTCACTGCAAACATCAGATTGATGTTCTTACAAGTGGCAATGTACAGTTAGCGGATATATTGTACAATGAAACagcattcttttattttatggaGTTTATGGAACTTGAGAATAAACGTGAATTATTAGACTTTTGGATGTCAGTCATGAgctataaacaaaatttattagaaaaaaaggATGCTGCAGATCCCGAGGAAGCACAAACTGATGCTCTAATTATTTATGACAA GTATTTTAGCTTACAAGCAACGATGCCCCTTGGTTTTAGCGATAAAATTCGTTTCCAAGTCGAACAGAACATTTGTCGCGAAGACGGAGAAGGGCCACAACCCGATTGTTTTGATAAACCTTGTagaattgtatataattttctgAATAAG TATTATCTACCTACCTTCTTATCATCTCAGTTATATTACAAATACTTATCAGAATTAATCAGTACTATACAAAGCAGTCCATGTTCGAATTTACATCCTAGGCTAAAAAGAGCAG GTTCTGATTGTAGCAGTGAGGTCAGTTCTGTTAGTATCAATATGCAGAATACCCTGCAGGCAGGGAATGAAGGaaataaattgaacaataataaaaaaattactggTGGTATGAACATTGATACCAGACAACTTTATGATCCAGATTCCTTATGGAAACGTAACAAATATAG tttGAGCGTCGGTTATATCGATTCGTTAGGCAGATTCGTTACTGAGATAGACCCCGATCCTCAAAGAAAATACG aatctCGATTAACACGTGCTGTAAAAAGGCTTGTAAATATGGAGCAGGATAAG GCCAAAGAGGAGTTAGCATGGAAGATTGCTGAGATGATCGTTCGTGAGATCACCTCTTTGACTCGAGGAGCTTCGAATTTTTCATCTTGA
- the LOC100645832 gene encoding uncharacterized protein LOC100645832 isoform X2: protein MLSINMRIFKTVLLLAALGSNRVAQCLPIANETSIVESSSPTTPPSYNSTVDYYDQRQNGSENYRIHVDGVVFVVAPVETLLLAGVAGDNKPNLPIIDSSKPQSSKPEVDSKPSPAPKSTHRAGLRLANLLVPLLRRIRQE from the exons ATGCTATCGATCAACATGCGGATCTTCAAAACGGTGCTGCTACTCGCCGCATTAGGCTCTAACAGAGTTGCTCAGTGTTTACCGATTGCGAACGAAACATCGATCGTGGAGTCATCGAGCCCGACGACGCCGCCTTCCTACAATTCTACGGTCGATTATTACGATCAACGACAAAACGGATCTGAGAATTACCGTATCCACGTGGACGGCGTGGTATTCGTCGTCGCACCCGTCGAGACGCTCCTCCTAGCCGGTGTTGCTGGCGATAATAAACCTAACTTACCGATAATTGATTCTTCAAAGCCGCAATCCAGCAAACCGGAAGTCGATTCTAAACCGTCACCGGCGCCCAAATCGACTCACAG GGCTGGTTTGCGTTTGGCGAATTTGCTAGTTCCGTTGTTGCGTCGTATTCGCCAGGAATGA
- the LOC100645003 gene encoding A-kinase anchor protein 10, mitochondrial isoform X3 produces METQNCIALIKFWLEVECLCSSYNVLENTTENIECLNCVKNTNSISNSIDNNENFQCDVAQNNINSHESKKLLFDEYVNSNDAKSNCNDMPKTSQTISKMRQSNHNCRRRNMTTIRQDVLRIHKRYITKDTLGTNQIPEDLKIKMEKVLTCENIEPMLQCLSAVQKIVYQILENEHINDFLRSEFHCKHQIDVLTSGNVQLADILYNETAFFYFMEFMELENKRELLDFWMSVMSYKQNLLEKKDAADPEEAQTDALIIYDKYFSLQATMPLGFSDKIRFQVEQNICREDGEGPQPDCFDKPCRIVYNFLNKYYLPTFLSSQLYYKYLSELISTIQSSPCSNLHPRLKRAGSDCSSEVSSVSINMQNTLQAGNEGNKLNNNKKITGGMNIDTRQLYDPDSLWKRNKYSLSVGYIDSLGRFVTEIDPDPQRKYESRLTRAVKRLVNMEQDKAKEELAWKIAEMIVREITSLTRGASNFSS; encoded by the exons ATGGAAACACAGAATTGTATAGCGCTTATTAAGTTTTGGCTGGAAGTGGAATGCCTGTGCAGTTCGTATAATGTATTAGAAAATACAACGGAGAATATTGAATGTTTAAATTGTGTAAAGAATACAAATAGTATTTCTAATTCGATAGACAACAATGAAAATTTCCAATGTGATGTGGCacagaataatataaatagtcATGAAAGTAAGAAACTACTATTCGATGAATATGTAAATAGTAATGATGCAAAATCAAATTGCAACGACATGCCAAAGACTAGTCAAACCATAAGCAAAATGCGACAATCAAATCACAACTGCAGAAGAAGAAATATGACTACCATTAGGCAGGATGTGTTAAGAATTCATAAAAGGTATATTACTAAGGATACTTTAGGTACGAATCAAATCCCCGAAGAcctgaaaataaaaatggagAAAGTTCTTACCTGTGAAAACATTGAGCCTATGTTGCAGTGCCTATCAGCTGTTCAAAAGATTGTATAtcaaatattagaaaatga GCACATTAATGACTTTTTACGAAGTGAATTTCACTGCAAACATCAGATTGATGTTCTTACAAGTGGCAATGTACAGTTAGCGGATATATTGTACAATGAAACagcattcttttattttatggaGTTTATGGAACTTGAGAATAAACGTGAATTATTAGACTTTTGGATGTCAGTCATGAgctataaacaaaatttattagaaaaaaaggATGCTGCAGATCCCGAGGAAGCACAAACTGATGCTCTAATTATTTATGACAA GTATTTTAGCTTACAAGCAACGATGCCCCTTGGTTTTAGCGATAAAATTCGTTTCCAAGTCGAACAGAACATTTGTCGCGAAGACGGAGAAGGGCCACAACCCGATTGTTTTGATAAACCTTGTagaattgtatataattttctgAATAAG TATTATCTACCTACCTTCTTATCATCTCAGTTATATTACAAATACTTATCAGAATTAATCAGTACTATACAAAGCAGTCCATGTTCGAATTTACATCCTAGGCTAAAAAGAGCAG GTTCTGATTGTAGCAGTGAGGTCAGTTCTGTTAGTATCAATATGCAGAATACCCTGCAGGCAGGGAATGAAGGaaataaattgaacaataataaaaaaattactggTGGTATGAACATTGATACCAGACAACTTTATGATCCAGATTCCTTATGGAAACGTAACAAATATAG tttGAGCGTCGGTTATATCGATTCGTTAGGCAGATTCGTTACTGAGATAGACCCCGATCCTCAAAGAAAATACG aatctCGATTAACACGTGCTGTAAAAAGGCTTGTAAATATGGAGCAGGATAAG GCCAAAGAGGAGTTAGCATGGAAGATTGCTGAGATGATCGTTCGTGAGATCACCTCTTTGACTCGAGGAGCTTCGAATTTTTCATCTTGA
- the LOC100645593 gene encoding uncharacterized protein LOC100645593 has translation MLLHVACLVLLPGILSKSLIPQTNAAPATYDQRQDGDFNVDAKFENFLVVVATSGSSGLFKNLATQALELNELISQRSKQQTAEKPSETMVYETEDADGGREPYHVEIVHIEKEGDSTAQSKHTDKSSDAKNTGKIELETSSMDSKNSEPGLQEVSIDGKKTVKRTRSLWNTEEHRGLVDSSIKGNKRSTNVKSSQVKNLGHSDELPVKEEEVLKAARPGISLKKQLSKKEEEDIPSISEEWNELGKKEELVLLGGGIENCGPGRYRDKLGVCQNDNNFN, from the exons ATGCTACTGCACGTTGCGTGCCTCGTCCTGTTACCAG GCATTCTATCTAAATCATTAATTCCGCAAACAAACGCGGCTCCAGCCACGTATGATCAGCGACAAGACGGTGACTTCAATGTGGATGCGAAGTTTGAAAACTTTTTGGTGGTCGTCGCTACTTCCGGTAGCAGTGGTCTATTCAAGAATCTGGCTACTCAGGCGCTGGAGTTAAACGAGCTGATCTCGCAACGCAGCAAGCAACAGACCGCGGAGAAGCCATCTGAAACGATGGTTTATGAGACAGAAGATGCAGATGGCGGGAGGGAGCCTTACCATGTCGAGATCGTTCAtatagagaaagagggagatAGCACGGCTCAAAGTAAACATACTGACAAGTCGTCTGACGCTAAAAACACAGGGAAAATTGAATTAGAAACATCGTCGATGGATTCTAAAAATTCTGAGCCTGGTTTGCAAGAGGTGTCTATCGATGGTAAAAAGACGGTAAAGAGGACCAGAAGCCTGTGGAATACGGAAGAACATCGTGGACTCGTTGATAGTTcgataaaaggaaataaaaggtCTACTAACGTTAAAAGTTCGCAAGTGAAGAACCTCGGCCATTCGGACGAACTACCGGTTAAAGAAGAAGAGGTGTTGAAAGCAGCGAGGCCGGGTATATCGTTGAAGAAACAATTGtcgaagaaggaggaggaagacATACCTTCGATATCCGAGGAATGGAACGAATTGGGCAAAAAGGAGGAGCTAGTGTTGTTGGGTGGCGGTATCGAGAACTGCGGACCTGGAAGATATAGGGATAAATTAGGTGTTTGTCAGAACgacaacaattttaattaa
- the LOC100645832 gene encoding uncharacterized protein LOC100645832 isoform X1: protein MPGGDRDRRSAGDVVTPRSSSASSRRSLLTLPRHGHRFFSSKINLQVLLVFSIVPRSIVCRVSDLPCLGENSKTSKQTSMLSINMRIFKTVLLLAALGSNRVAQCLPIANETSIVESSSPTTPPSYNSTVDYYDQRQNGSENYRIHVDGVVFVVAPVETLLLAGVAGDNKPNLPIIDSSKPQSSKPEVDSKPSPAPKSTHRAGLRLANLLVPLLRRIRQE, encoded by the exons ATGCCAGGTGGGGACCGGGATCGCCGGTCGGCAGGAGACGTCGTCACACCTCGCTCATCCTCCGCATCGTCAAGACGTTCATTGCTCACGCTACCACGCCACGGGCATCGTTTTTTCTCATCAAAAATCAACTTACAAGTCCTTTTAGTATTTTCGATCGTTCCTCGATCGATCGTTTGCCGCGTGTCAGACTTACCTTGTTTAGGCGAGAATTCCAAAACATCG AAACAGACATCGATGCTATCGATCAACATGCGGATCTTCAAAACGGTGCTGCTACTCGCCGCATTAGGCTCTAACAGAGTTGCTCAGTGTTTACCGATTGCGAACGAAACATCGATCGTGGAGTCATCGAGCCCGACGACGCCGCCTTCCTACAATTCTACGGTCGATTATTACGATCAACGACAAAACGGATCTGAGAATTACCGTATCCACGTGGACGGCGTGGTATTCGTCGTCGCACCCGTCGAGACGCTCCTCCTAGCCGGTGTTGCTGGCGATAATAAACCTAACTTACCGATAATTGATTCTTCAAAGCCGCAATCCAGCAAACCGGAAGTCGATTCTAAACCGTCACCGGCGCCCAAATCGACTCACAG GGCTGGTTTGCGTTTGGCGAATTTGCTAGTTCCGTTGTTGCGTCGTATTCGCCAGGAATGA
- the LOC100645487 gene encoding uncharacterized protein LOC100645487 isoform X2 → MTVRRQRIPVSRCTDHYIKEYDYFYDYADFTLKPIVKPTTSTTTTTETVPSEQINVSETPDSSSQNSTFSSISETNTNSTAENAEILLPVDAEKTNETLASSSTGSLENSTSDGDILRMMLSDKIKNLFEDKKEDPTRHDNWGSSTENPSKRLSRKRCKLGYSPDGRGRCRRLSQRKLSLIPLTMRLPSKLFDDLRRNTRNLAQEEDDRMHLN, encoded by the exons ATGACCGTTCGGCGACAAAGAATACCGGTTTCTCGGTGTACTGACCACTATATCAAG GAATACGATTATTTCTACGATTACGCCGACTTTACGTTGAAACCGATCGTCAAGCCCACCACCAGTACTACAACTACCACCGAAACAGTTCCATCGGAACAAATCAATGTCTCTGAAACACCCGATTCTTCCTCTCAAAATTCGACATTTTCTTCGATCAGCGAGACAAATACAAATTCTACCGCGGAAAACGCGGAAATTCTTCTACCAGTGGACGCTGAAAAAACAAACGAAACCTTAGCTAGTTCATCGACTGGAAGTTTAGAAAATTCAACTAGTGACGGCGATATACTAAGGATGATGTTAAGTGACAAAATTAAGAACCTGTTTGAGGATAAGAAGGAAGATCCAACGAGGCATGATAACTGGGGATCATCCACGGAGAATCCGTCCAAAAGACTGTCTAGAAAACGGTGCAAATTAGGATATTCACCGGATGGCAGGGGTCGTTGTCGTCGTTTGAGTCAACGAAAATTATCGTTAATTCC aTTGACGATGAGATTACCATCGAAACTTTTTGACGATCTAAGGCGCAACACAAGGAATTTGGCGCAGGAGGAAGACGATCGAATGCATTTAAACTGA